The window AAGACTTTTAGATTCTTATAACATACAATTTACCGAATAGTTCCACTCAACTCTCTCAACTCTATCGGATTTCGTACCAAGTGAGGTATATTTATCGGCCAAAGACGCTTGTCGGTATCTGCatggttttaaaaaattactgtcGTCATATTTCGGCATGTATAATGGTCCAGGCCTGAAGCCGGTATTACATACATAACGTATATTCACCCTCCGCGAGCTGTTAAGTATTTATCCACAGATCAATAATTCATCCGGGGTCCGAGGACAATAAAACCTGGTGAAAAATACTTCGTGAATATAAAATCCCTCTCGATATATATTCCATTCGAATTCAAACCATAACTAAATCACTTCTGTTCCCGCGTATTCCCGTTTTATAACAATCGTTTAACCTTTGTTGCATTTACTTAGATCAGTTACTTATGGCGTCTGATATAAAATATTGCAAGCAGTGTAGCATAACGATTCATCGAAATTAGCAACAAAACCCCTGAACATGCTGAATTCTTACGGAAAGTTATAAGTGTAGTATACCTCTTTACATCGAATAACTAAGAGAACCGAGTATTAAGAAGTCttgcgaaaaatattatttgttttcgAGTGATTATCTTCTTTTgttagaggtgaaaaaatgtacgtTTCATTGCTGACCGATATTACGTTTCGCGAAATTTCGCAAGACCTTTGATTTTGAACTAGGCTGCGAATCAGACTCTATTCACCAGACTTCATAGCAGGCTTGGTACAAATGTGCTCATCAACTAGGCCAAATAATATCACAAGAAGATTGATGGGTTTCTTGAGCGAAGTGGAGTAGGCATCTAAACTCACCAACGCAAtgcgtatacatgtatatgtatagatggTCCATGCATCGAGAGAGGATCCTGGCAGCGGAGCTTTGTCGAGTCTCTGACAAAAGGACTGCGTGAAAGCTGAGAATATTCAAGGAGGATCAGTTCGATCTCCGTGACACTAATTTATTCTGCGTCGAATGCTAATGCCAAAGATAACAGCTGAACTTGGCTGGCTTAGTTGGCACAAGCGAGGAAATCTTCATACCAGGATAAGGAATGTAcgggaaagaagaaaactcGCGAGGCTTGATGAGTCGGGAAACCGATAAACTGATACGCGTGTATATATTCACGCTCCTTGAAAATACACCGTTAAATTCAAATCGCTAcgttattttaattaacgaACGGTACGTACAGtccgataaaaaataacgaagaaaaatttcaaacgcgtCAACGAAACCGATATAGTTACGTCGATAATTAAAACAGTCCtcgtgaattttgaaaagatttaattttcaatgcaGAAATCTGTAATTGTGCGAACACCGACAaagaaatcatatttttcaagtaatttctTTACCGGCAGAACCGACATTGCGTGTTTGATTCCGATCAAAATGACTCATCATGGTtcgattttataaatttctcacAAAATGTCATGGTTAGATTTTGAATGATAATATTACGATGTGTCATAACTTTATCATCTACAAACTATATCAATtctacaaagaaaaaaaaaatctgcctCAAACGATTTGCAGAAAATTCACCTGTTAATTGAATATgctatttttcataaaaatcaaaccAACCATATCGATTTTTATACGTGAAAAAATAGTAGAATAATGGTGACTTTGTTGAAGTTGTTGAACACGagtgttttcaaattcggtTAATGAcggacaatttttcaattatatccAACTACACGAGCTTCGGTTGTATATTTTGAACTCTCTGGTTTTGTCATGTTTTTGTTTCGACGTATTTTTGCCCTGACCGTACCTCGAATAGATCCTTAACCGAATTTCCGTTGTGAATCGGTGGCGACGTCGTAACGAGATCGAGTTTCTTTTTGGTTGGGTAAGCGTAGGATACAGCGGTGGAAAATCTTCGAAACTCGTTAAGGTTCGGGTGACCCGTTTTCGGAGAACGCGGCCCCTCCGATAATTCCATAAAGTGCGATAACGTGGGAACCTCGTTGAATTACCGAAGGTGCCTGATAATTTCTCACTGTCTAAGGCCGGAATTGCAACGGATTCTGGATAAGCCTTACATAGGTCTTCCCGCAGCAATCCTAAGACCCAAGTTCGAGTGTCTAATTTGATAATGGTTTTCGAGGTGATAAATTTTCCCGTAACCTTCCCTGCGTCCTGTATCATGGCTCGTGTTCGCGATTGTCGCCAATGACGGACGAATGACTGCAACGCGTTACGTCGCGTTATTGATGGAGCTTAATTATATCACCGGAGGTTTACTTTCCTAATTACACGGCGCCGCTATTATTCAGTTGTTTAGCATGCTGCCCTTATTGCGCGCATGTTGATCAAAGCTTGCTTATCGAGCCGGGTGTCAACATCCTTGAACTACTTCGGCGAATCGCCACCTCATCATCGCATATGTACAGACTATGAAACCGTAATTATACTCATGCGTAAACATAATCACCGTAAGATCCTCGATATAACAATAGCAAGATAATTAAAGGTCTCATCAGGATGATCACATTGCGAGTCAAGTCCGTTCATCGTGAAAATCGACTTCGAGATACATTTTGATGATACTTTTTTACACGGGTTGTGCAAAATATTTCGTACCTAACACGAGAGATGAGGTACCAGCggagtgtaattttttttcaggagGACTTTCAACCACGCATTATGCTAAAAAATTGCGAGTGGGACGAAGGCAAATTAAAATGCGAAATTACAGTACCCTTAAACTCCCTGTGACTCGGCTTTCCGTGTTCCCGGATGACATCGACGCTGCTTTATGCTCATGTTTTAATCACACACAAGCGTCGAGTTACAGAGCTTTTTTCAACGATTGCATGTACGCGTTATTTAATTGCACGCCAGCTTTCCGCGCGGAAGGACTAGCCGCTCGTTAATTTGGAACGCGGCGCAATTAGCCAACCATAACAACCAACGCGGGCCGAGGAATCGGGACCGATCGTCACTCAATCACTCTCGTCTTCCAGGTGTCCTGGGTGCGGCACAGAGACATCCACCTTCTAACCGTCGGTCGGTACACCTACACAAGCGACCAGCGATTCGAGGCCCTCCACTCACCCCACTCGGAGGAGTGGACCCTCAGAATCCGGTATCCTCAGCGAAAGGATTCCGGGGTTTATGAGTGCCAGATATCGACTACGCCGCCCATTGGTCATCCGGTCCATCTAACCATCGTTGGTGAGTTGGAACTCCAGCTTTTCCACGTCATTCACTCACTGTATGGGCAAAAACCTCCTTTTTTGCCAAATGGCTGTCTTGCTCTGTTCTTCCAAGCCCCAAGCTTTCAAGCTTCTTTGACATTCTTCTGCACGCCAGACTTTTGGAACAACGGATGAACAGGGCACTGATATCTTCTCTGTGGCGACAATTCGGACGGAAATATTGAGAGAGGTGACAGACTGTGGGTGGACAATGACGTGACATCTGACTCCAATTTGCGTACCTTACGACATAAGATCGACCTGTAATCTTATGATCGAACTTCTACATTGAAAAAGTTCCGCCACTTAGAGTTTGAGAGACAGGCTCATGAATTAAACACGAATGAAATTACGGTTGAATTGAAGAATTTACTTCCGTTTTACTGAGTTACCGTCGGTTAACTCGGTGCTCGCCATTCTTTATCCATTCGTCGAAATTTCAATGATGCTTCGCAAGGCTTATGCTTGCATTTGCGAACAGGATAGAACTAGTCATAGTCAATTAGAAGCTAGTCTAGAAGTCAAAGTCCGATATATCGTGCGGAGACATCCACTTGTCCAAATGTTTGATAAATGAGAAACTTGAATATCAAAATGGAATGACGAGACTCTTGATTCAATCTTCATAGACCTTTATTTGACATCGAGAAAAACAATGCGTGTACATACATCCTCTTTTGGAACATGTATTTTAATCACAGGCTGATTCGGAGCCCATTTCTGATACATTACTTTGTCAGAAGTTTCTAGtcatgaaaaatggaaaattgcaTGAAAATGACCGTTTGATGGAACTagtattttttgttcttaGTTGGACTTGAGATCTCCACAATTCGTCCATGCGTGTCCTTGAATGAAACGAATCGATTAGTGTCATCTTACCGAAgcaaagagcaaaaaaattaagcttCAACTTCATCGAACAGTGTAGTATTAAActtgagtgaaaatttcagtatttttcggAGATTGGCCGTCAGGCCAAGCTCCTTGCAGCATTTCGATAGGCCTGGCTCTTCAGTCTTGCGAAGTAAAGTAATCTTGGAACTTTCGTGCAGCTGGTTATTGGGGTGAATCAATCACTCTGTGTGATGGGTCCAAAATTGGGGTTCGACCATGTGAAGTTGCAGGGTGTCATGTGTTGCTGCGCGGATACCCTTGATAATAATTGCTGTTGCAGAACCTATAACGGAAATCGTCGGCGCTCCGGATCTGTTCGTCAACAAAGGTAGCACCATCAACCTGACTTGCCTTGTCCGATTTGCCCCGGAACCACCGCCGATGATGACTTGGAGTCACAACACAGTGGTGAGTTGAACCTTTAAAGGGTGCGTTTCCGTGGCGAGAAACTCGAGTCCCTGCAGCACCGTTGCTGACAAAGGTCCTTCATCCACTGCCAAATTCAAGCACTACGTGACCCGAAACTTGACCATAACCGCGTCCCGATTCATAGCGACGAGGGAGATGAAAGAGGCACCgcgaaaattcaatcaatGAAGAGCCTTTCtctcgaatgaaaaataaggagAAAATTCAACCCGAATATCTTTATCGCTGTAGAGTGTAATGGCCTAGTGTTTCACCCGGGCTTCCAAGGTTCTGGGAAGTGCCAGAACTGCCTAATAATTCACGGTTAGGCTCTTGCCGTATCCGAGATTTTTCGCGAGCGAAGGTGTGCACCTTTTCCTATATATCTATCTACAAACAACGCGCTTTCCGAGTCAagcgaaaaaatattcgcaAGTTGCGCGAACCGTCCGTCTCGTCGAGACGTTTTTTACCGCCTCGTTCTCTCCTTATGGTTCCCGATTCCTTAAGTCACTCCTGTTCTTTATGTGCAGGAGATTAATTTCGACTCTCCGCGCGGCGGTGTCAGCCTCGTGACCGAAAAGGGACCCGTCACCTCTAGCCGATTAATGATCCAGAAGGCGGTAGCCACGGACTCCGGGACTTACACTTGTGGTCCGAGCAACGCGAATCCCAACAGCATACGAGTCCACGTTGTCAACGGTACGAGTGTCGACAATCCTTCCTTCCAAATTTATACGTCTTGTGTTCGGTCGGTGAACCGGATTGGTCTCACAATCCATCCTGACATCTTTGGCGTAGCTTTCGGACTTTTCACCTTTCTAGAAATGTTTCCAACGTTATGTTGCAGAGGAACATCCGGCGGCGATGCATCACGGAGGAGTCAGCCGAACCTTTCCTGGACTAATCGCTGTCTGTTTGTCGATCTCGATTTCGGCCAAGGTGACCTTTGCTTGAATCGATCAAGCCCCTCAAGTGTCCAACGCGTGAATTACTTCGGAAACATTGAAGCAAGGATACCGTAACTAACAGGGCTGTTGATGGTACACACGTGTCTCTGTGATGAACAGTGTTTTTGTTCCGAATTCAACAGCAACGTGCAGTGTTGTAGCAGCAATCGGAATTCTTTTTCTGACCACGCGTCGTTACGGACTGCTGCTAATTGGGATAATTAGACGGATTGTATgtgtgaaagaaagaaaaagatttaCTTATAATTAACGATAAATTCAGATCGACGAAATGAAGCGAatcttgtaaataaatttatgtatgtacatatcaATAAAAGAATTGACTTTGAACAATCTTCGCCAGCTTGTTATCCTGCAGTCGGAAAGAAAGTAGCAATACTCGATAATTTGCCCATATCCGCTTCGGTTATGGAAGCCGGTTTACAGCCGTCGGCTCTCGTTGTCTCAACTGTAAACCGCGAGAAATTGGCGATGTAGTTTAAACGGACACAGAAGGCTAGGTGAAACCCGAAAGAAGCCTTATCGGGGTAATCGTCACCCAGTCGTCGTAAAACGTTTCCAGGTTCTCCGGGAAGGCAGGTAATCTTGGAGCATTCATCCCCGAGTATACAAACCTCGCCTTATTTAGCGCGATTCACCCCGACGGAACCCTGAACAGCCTAA is drawn from Neodiprion fabricii isolate iyNeoFabr1 chromosome 3, iyNeoFabr1.1, whole genome shotgun sequence and contains these coding sequences:
- the LOC124178069 gene encoding zwei Ig domain protein zig-8-like, with translation MSTSLPTLIFFMFSFGGTVIGLRNFRTDFLEEWPTPGTGPYFDTSMNSNFTGLVGKTVHLICKVKNLGNRTVSWVRHRDIHLLTVGRYTYTSDQRFEALHSPHSEEWTLRIRYPQRKDSGVYECQISTTPPIGHPVHLTIVEPITEIVGAPDLFVNKGSTINLTCLVRFAPEPPPMMTWSHNTVEINFDSPRGGVSLVTEKGPVTSSRLMIQKAVATDSGTYTCGPSNANPNSIRVHVVNEEHPAAMHHGGVSRTFPGLIAVCLSISISAKVTFA